A single window of Leptospira wolffii serovar Khorat str. Khorat-H2 DNA harbors:
- a CDS encoding holo-ACP synthase — protein sequence MKTANEPNPSFFEVRDLSSASIGIDLTFVPEFAKVVEDSASFFLKETFTEWERGRAKSKPKDQSAYFFAGRYAAKEAFIKALDGRRLFLEPDLILKYSEIEIRNDDYGRPYFRFYGNLAEYIRSLNPSSIRLSISHTEDYAFSEVLLIL from the coding sequence ATGAAGACCGCAAACGAACCGAATCCTTCCTTTTTCGAAGTTAGGGATCTATCCTCCGCTTCCATCGGAATCGATCTCACCTTCGTTCCGGAATTTGCAAAAGTCGTGGAAGATTCCGCCAGCTTCTTTCTGAAGGAGACTTTCACGGAATGGGAGAGAGGCAGGGCGAAGTCCAAACCCAAAGACCAATCGGCGTATTTCTTTGCAGGAAGATACGCCGCCAAGGAAGCCTTTATCAAAGCGCTGGACGGTCGAAGATTGTTCTTAGAGCCGGATCTTATATTAAAATATTCGGAAATTGAGATACGAAACGATGACTACGGTAGGCCTTACTTCCGATTCTACGGAAACCTAGCCGAATATATTCGAAGTCTGAACCCTAGCTCGATCCGTCTCAGCATCAGCCATACGGAGGATTACGCATTTTCTGAAGTCCTCCTAATACTTTAG